A single Flavobacterium sp. 1 DNA region contains:
- a CDS encoding transglutaminase domain-containing protein, giving the protein MRKITILFLLFLTNFSYSQDYTNVLNLLINNKRDEARILFDKQFGKTKTTNIDLLFLDAFIDEQSGRISFDETLLKNLEKLPNSQYYIAPFINRDMVLSDISTDACNDLTYNKIDYLASSPKFKDLPIVKYRKAIFERKRMQFEAAQKSFSDLGAITQWQFCGVFENLNGSGLEIEYEPEIYAKNDKLFDANSNGKIGWYNPKDIENDAYQFFTNEGEYGSGIIYAQTFIDSPEKKSFLLRFGASQGLKIFLNDKEIYFNQDIKRTNLDAYTLKIDLEKGVNRLLFKLSASGGGDYFSAQVKNLDYTIANDLKFSNTYLPYTVSKADTAEAEVLKLDYEAYFDDLIKKYPNNLLYKLFQYTAYESNCKYVEAYDAIEGLDEKYPNSSFVASYFLRYYDLIGDEEQKKQEIIKNIEKNDIDYYYVTFIKILDGKWLQNSSIADLEIYRDRSKKYKQRFCELMFDFLIASKKEDVEEMFRLLKDIDKDTHGNEKFKIASATLYLKLKNDKTKTIALLEELSKDKIINEVDNLLITYYNELNDKAAVERIVKRRIKEYANINVFRNDYITILANANKYEEALAVVDENLSNFPYSFTNMEKKAAIYNLMKNNKEAEKYIRQSLTHNSGNGKLRKQLYDISKIPDEIDEVATKDIYKLVKSRRNSNLKSDYGLVLLLDEYIVNVFPEGGRKSRVSYLYEITSETGIEKMKEYSINLDSNTVLKSEIIKPDGTIAPAEQGNDLLVFSNLKVGDVIYIEYERIENGTGRFYKDFNLSCYFDSEYPSSEAIFALISPEDCKYYTDFSNGDVVAVNKKINGKNCSIWKRSNIPALSLKEDYAPISSDLTNAIEVGTIKSWSDISNWYSDLVKKNLKLDKITKDTFNTIFPKGVANLSDDEKAKAIYTYIEKNITYSSLDFRQSGYVPQKPSKTITTKLGDCKDVSTLFVALSEYAGLKSNLVLVSTNDNGFNSMRLPSRDFNHCIVQTKIDNKVVFLELTDRYLPYRMLPSSLYNANALVISFDKKENETSKLINIPFDAIIQNSLKTSSVVTLDDKTKTFVNTHTIEGATKSYYNELFSDATTKEIREKEIEKGYNKQLQKLVSLQSVKLLSNETFDKALTYETKFSINENLQKVGALKITEIPFIDKVYTRDIIAAENRKFDINYFFYENNNKYESEVILNIPEGKKFSEIPESKTFAFKNQNYTLQFELLKNNSLKVKREVTILWDNIKPTDYLEYKKFVEEVIAAEEQIVGFK; this is encoded by the coding sequence ATGAGAAAAATTACTATTCTGTTTCTACTGTTTCTTACCAATTTTAGCTATTCCCAAGATTATACAAACGTTCTGAATTTATTGATTAATAATAAAAGAGATGAAGCCAGAATCTTATTTGATAAGCAATTTGGAAAAACTAAAACAACTAACATTGACTTGCTGTTTTTGGATGCTTTTATAGATGAACAGTCCGGTAGAATAAGTTTTGACGAAACGTTGCTTAAAAACTTAGAAAAACTGCCTAATTCACAATATTATATCGCTCCTTTTATTAACAGAGATATGGTACTCAGTGATATTTCGACGGATGCCTGCAATGATTTGACTTATAATAAAATCGATTATCTGGCTTCATCACCAAAGTTTAAAGATTTACCTATCGTAAAATACAGAAAGGCAATATTTGAGCGTAAAAGAATGCAGTTTGAAGCGGCTCAAAAATCTTTTTCTGATTTAGGAGCTATAACACAATGGCAGTTTTGCGGGGTTTTTGAGAATTTAAACGGAAGCGGTTTAGAAATAGAATATGAACCTGAAATTTATGCTAAAAACGATAAACTTTTTGATGCCAACAGCAATGGTAAAATTGGCTGGTATAATCCAAAAGATATTGAAAATGATGCGTATCAGTTTTTCACAAACGAAGGAGAATATGGAAGCGGAATTATATATGCCCAAACTTTTATTGATTCGCCGGAAAAGAAAAGTTTTTTATTGCGTTTTGGAGCCAGTCAGGGATTAAAAATATTTTTGAATGATAAGGAAATCTATTTTAACCAAGATATTAAGAGAACAAATCTTGATGCTTATACTCTGAAAATTGATTTAGAGAAAGGAGTTAACAGACTGCTTTTTAAATTATCTGCCTCAGGAGGCGGCGATTATTTTTCGGCACAAGTAAAAAATCTGGATTATACTATTGCTAATGATTTGAAATTTAGTAATACATATTTGCCATATACTGTTTCGAAAGCGGATACCGCCGAGGCCGAAGTTTTAAAATTGGATTATGAAGCGTATTTTGATGATCTGATAAAAAAATATCCGAACAATTTGCTGTACAAGCTGTTTCAATACACGGCTTATGAGTCAAACTGCAAATATGTTGAGGCTTATGATGCGATCGAAGGTTTGGATGAGAAATACCCAAACAGTTCTTTTGTTGCAAGTTATTTTCTTCGGTATTATGATTTAATTGGTGATGAAGAACAAAAGAAACAGGAAATTATTAAAAATATCGAAAAAAATGACATCGATTATTATTATGTAACATTCATAAAAATATTAGATGGAAAGTGGCTTCAAAATTCTTCTATTGCTGATTTGGAGATTTACAGAGATCGTTCCAAAAAATACAAACAGCGTTTTTGTGAGCTGATGTTTGATTTTTTAATCGCTTCCAAAAAAGAAGATGTTGAGGAGATGTTCCGATTATTGAAAGATATTGATAAAGATACTCACGGAAATGAAAAGTTCAAAATTGCATCTGCTACTTTGTACTTAAAACTGAAAAATGACAAAACAAAAACTATTGCTCTTTTGGAAGAATTATCGAAAGATAAAATAATTAATGAAGTAGATAATTTGTTGATTACATACTATAATGAGCTGAATGATAAGGCAGCAGTTGAGAGAATTGTAAAAAGAAGGATTAAGGAATATGCTAATATAAATGTCTTCAGAAATGATTACATTACTATTTTGGCAAACGCCAATAAATACGAAGAAGCATTAGCTGTAGTTGATGAAAATTTAAGCAATTTTCCTTATTCGTTTACAAATATGGAAAAGAAAGCTGCGATTTATAATTTGATGAAAAATAATAAGGAAGCAGAGAAATACATTCGCCAGTCTTTAACTCATAATTCTGGCAATGGAAAACTGAGAAAACAGCTGTATGATATTTCCAAAATCCCAGATGAAATTGACGAAGTAGCTACAAAGGATATTTATAAATTGGTTAAATCCAGAAGAAACTCTAATTTGAAGAGTGATTACGGACTAGTACTATTATTAGACGAATACATCGTAAATGTTTTTCCTGAAGGCGGCAGAAAATCCAGAGTATCGTATTTATACGAGATAACATCAGAAACGGGCATCGAAAAGATGAAAGAATATTCGATAAACTTGGATAGTAATACGGTTTTGAAATCTGAAATAATTAAACCAGATGGGACAATTGCCCCTGCCGAACAAGGAAATGATTTATTGGTGTTTTCTAATTTAAAAGTTGGAGATGTTATTTATATAGAATACGAACGCATAGAAAATGGAACAGGCCGTTTCTATAAAGATTTTAATCTGTCGTGTTATTTTGACAGCGAATATCCATCTTCGGAAGCTATTTTTGCATTGATAAGTCCAGAAGACTGCAAGTATTACACAGATTTTAGTAATGGGGATGTAGTAGCAGTTAACAAAAAAATAAATGGCAAGAACTGCAGTATTTGGAAAAGAAGCAATATCCCTGCTTTATCACTCAAAGAAGATTATGCACCAATTTCGAGCGATTTAACAAATGCTATTGAAGTGGGAACTATAAAATCATGGAGCGATATTTCGAATTGGTATTCGGATTTGGTAAAGAAAAATTTAAAATTAGATAAAATTACCAAAGATACTTTCAATACTATTTTCCCAAAAGGAGTTGCTAATTTGAGTGATGATGAAAAAGCAAAAGCAATCTACACTTATATAGAAAAAAACATTACTTATAGCTCTTTGGATTTTAGACAAAGCGGTTATGTTCCTCAAAAACCTTCTAAAACAATTACAACAAAATTAGGTGACTGCAAAGATGTTTCTACTTTGTTTGTAGCATTATCTGAATATGCAGGACTGAAATCTAATTTGGTTTTGGTTTCAACAAATGATAACGGTTTTAATTCAATGCGATTGCCTTCAAGGGATTTCAATCATTGTATTGTGCAAACAAAAATTGACAATAAAGTTGTTTTCTTGGAACTCACAGACAGATACTTACCTTACAGAATGCTTCCAAGTTCATTATACAATGCAAATGCATTAGTAATTTCGTTTGATAAAAAGGAGAACGAGACTTCGAAATTAATAAATATCCCTTTTGATGCTATAATTCAAAACAGCTTAAAAACGTCTTCTGTAGTAACTTTAGATGATAAAACCAAAACATTCGTAAATACGCATACCATTGAAGGAGCTACCAAATCATACTATAATGAACTGTTTTCGGATGCGACTACAAAAGAAATTAGAGAAAAAGAAATAGAGAAAGGATACAATAAGCAACTGCAAAAATTGGTTAGTCTCCAGTCTGTGAAGCTTTTGTCTAATGAAACATTTGATAAAGCACTTACTTACGAAACTAAATTTTCAATAAATGAAAATCTGCAAAAAGTCGGAGCACTTAAGATAACCGAAATTCCTTTCATTGATAAAGTATACACAAGAGATATTATTGCTGCCGAAAACAGGAAATTTGATATTAATTATTTCTTTTATGAAAATAATAATAAATATGAATCGGAAGTTATTTTGAATATACCAGAAGGAAAGAAATTCTCTGAAATACCAGAAAGCAAAACCTTTGCATTTAAGAATCAAAATTACACTTTGCAGTTTGAGCTTTTGAAAAATAATTCGCTGAAAGTAAAAAGAGAAGTGACTATTCTTTGGGATAATATTAAGCCAACGGATTATTTAGAGTACAAAAAATTTGTTGAAGAAGTTATTGCTGCCGAGGAACAGATTGTAGGCTTTAAATAA
- a CDS encoding protein-L-isoaspartate(D-aspartate) O-methyltransferase: MKDTAKHQGLRNQLVNILKQKGITDKNVLEAIKKIPRHLFLNSSFEDYAYQDKAFPIAAGQTISQPYTVAFQSQLLEIQKGHKVLEIGTGSGYQTAVLCLMGAQVFSIERQNELFKQTSALLPKLGIRPKHLSFGDGYKGLPNHAPFDSVIVTAGAPFIPQPLMAQLKVGGRLVIPLGENVQIMTMLIRVNETQFEKHEFGEFRFVPLLEDKN, translated from the coding sequence TTGAAAGACACAGCCAAGCATCAAGGACTTCGTAATCAATTAGTGAATATATTAAAGCAAAAAGGGATTACGGATAAAAATGTGCTGGAAGCCATTAAAAAAATCCCGCGTCATTTATTTTTAAATTCTAGTTTTGAAGATTATGCCTATCAGGATAAGGCTTTTCCTATCGCAGCAGGCCAGACTATTTCACAGCCTTATACTGTAGCTTTTCAATCTCAATTATTAGAAATTCAAAAAGGGCATAAAGTATTGGAAATAGGAACCGGTTCTGGATATCAAACTGCGGTTTTGTGTTTAATGGGAGCTCAAGTTTTTTCTATCGAAAGACAAAATGAGCTGTTCAAGCAAACTTCTGCTTTATTGCCAAAACTTGGAATCCGCCCCAAACATCTTTCTTTTGGCGATGGCTATAAAGGACTTCCAAATCATGCGCCTTTTGATAGTGTTATTGTTACTGCTGGGGCTCCTTTCATCCCGCAGCCTTTAATGGCACAGCTCAAAGTGGGAGGGAGACTCGTTATTCCTTTAGGGGAGAATGTTCAAATTATGACAATGCTTATTCGTGTCAATGAGACTCAATTTGAAAAGCATGAATTTGGAGAATTTCGTTTTGTTCCTTTATTAGAAGATAAAAATTAA
- a CDS encoding Gfo/Idh/MocA family protein, whose amino-acid sequence MLKIGVLGAGHLGKIHLRLLQQSEKYELVGFYDPNLENAEKINKEFGYKNFNTIATLIHAVDVIDIVTPTLSHYKCAKVAIKSGKHVFIEKPISNTIEEAEEIIALAKEFNVKGQVGHVERFNPAFIATKNMIENPMFIETHRLAEFNPRGTDVPVVLDLMIHDIDAIMSVVKSKVKNISASGVSVISDTPDIANARIEFENGCVANLTASRISMKNMRKSRFFQKDAYISVDFLEKKCEVVKMKDAPEVPGDFDMILQNAEGVKRQIYFSNPDVLQNNAILDELETFADAINNDTTPIVTLEQATDALRVAYQIIDCFNK is encoded by the coding sequence ATGCTGAAAATTGGAGTATTAGGTGCTGGACATCTAGGTAAAATACATTTGCGTTTATTACAGCAATCTGAAAAGTATGAATTAGTTGGTTTTTATGACCCCAATCTAGAAAACGCCGAAAAAATAAACAAAGAATTTGGTTACAAAAATTTTAATACAATTGCAACATTAATCCATGCGGTTGATGTTATTGACATCGTTACCCCTACTCTTTCTCACTATAAATGTGCCAAAGTAGCCATCAAATCAGGAAAACATGTTTTTATTGAAAAACCCATTTCCAATACCATTGAAGAAGCTGAAGAAATTATAGCATTAGCAAAAGAATTCAATGTTAAAGGTCAAGTTGGTCATGTTGAAAGATTCAATCCAGCCTTCATCGCTACCAAAAACATGATCGAAAATCCAATGTTTATTGAAACGCATCGATTAGCCGAATTCAATCCCCGCGGTACTGATGTTCCTGTTGTTTTGGATTTAATGATACACGATATTGACGCCATTATGAGCGTTGTTAAATCAAAAGTAAAAAACATCAGCGCTAGTGGTGTCTCTGTTATAAGTGATACTCCTGATATTGCTAATGCCCGAATTGAATTCGAAAATGGCTGTGTGGCTAATTTGACCGCTAGCAGAATTTCAATGAAAAACATGCGCAAATCAAGATTTTTTCAAAAAGATGCTTACATCTCAGTTGATTTCTTAGAAAAAAAATGTGAAGTGGTTAAAATGAAAGATGCACCAGAAGTTCCTGGTGATTTCGATATGATTTTGCAAAATGCTGAAGGAGTAAAAAGACAAATCTATTTCTCTAATCCAGATGTACTGCAAAACAACGCTATTCTTGACGAATTAGAAACATTTGCTGATGCGATTAATAATGATACAACTCCAATTGTAACATTGGAACAGGCAACTGATGCATTGAGAGTTGCCTATCAGATTATTGATTGTTTTAATAAGTAA